The following coding sequences are from one Musa acuminata AAA Group cultivar baxijiao chromosome BXJ1-6, Cavendish_Baxijiao_AAA, whole genome shotgun sequence window:
- the LOC135676480 gene encoding uncharacterized protein LOC135676480 isoform X2 — protein sequence MEEHSDFRDWEMLLASEAGEDIKPLQASSEDSEDGAIKSDYFTLDSQIRYQKGAPFALEGEEEEEEQVDSDNPSWIDPESDSRYLDRPKREVDFPVIEFRRNDLGGFWSDESSDGQRSLLGSEKEEFSAGGLETGETADGEEDVKAVGPEGIVGIEGTEMGAEIPDEVGSDERAKTDECYSSPVEMGAKNIRSGNVLNGGREKKGMVWWKFPFEILKFCAFKVKPVWCISIAAAILGVFMLRKRLYRMKQKTISIPLKVSLDEKAFQLKVNASRLNEAFSVVRRVPTMRASLPSGGLIPWSVVGLQ from the exons ATGGAAGAGCACTCTGACTTCCGCGACTGGGAGATGCTCCTCGCCTCTGAGGCGGGAGAGGATATTAAGCCCTTACAAGCGTCGTCGGAGGACTCCGAAGACGGCGCCATCAAGTCTGATTACTTTACTCTCGACTCCCAGATACGGTATCAGAAAGGTGCTCCCTTTGCCcttgagggggaggaggaggaggaggagcaggtcGATTCCGATAACCCTAGCTGGATCGACCCAGAATCTGACTCCAGGTATCTCGATCGGCCAAAGAGGGAGGTGGATTTTCCCGTGATCGAGTTCCGTCGCAATGATTTGGGCGGGTTTTGGTCGGATGAGTCGTCGGACGGGCAAAGGTCACTTCTTGGTAGCGAAAAGGAGGAATTTAGCGCCGGAGGTTTGGAGACTGGAGAGACGGCCGATGGAGAAGAGGATGTGAAAGCAGTGGGTCCCGAGGGGATTGTTGGGATCGAAGGGACAGAGATGGGAGCTGAAATTCCTGACGAAGTGGGATCCGATGAACGTGCGAAGACTGATGAGTGCTACAGTTCTCCAGTTGAAATGGGCGCTAAGAACATTCGGTCGGGGAACGTTTTGAATGGGGGACGAGAGAAGAAAGGGATGGTTTGGTGGAAGTTTCCATTTGAGATTCTAAAGTTTTGTGCTTTCAAGGTGAAGCCAGTTTGGTGTATCTCCATTGCTGCGGCGATCTTGGGGGTTTTCATGCTCCGAAAACGATTGTATCGGATGAAACAAAAGACTATAAGTATTCCTCTCAAGGTCAGCCTGGATGAAAAG GCATTCCAGCTGAAAGTCAATGCATCCCGTCTCAATGAAGCTTTCTCAGTTGTGAGGCGCGTCCCGACCATGAGAGCCTCACTACCTTCTGGTGGCTTGATCCCATGGTCCGTGGTGGGTCTTCAATGA
- the LOC135676480 gene encoding uncharacterized protein LOC135676480 isoform X1, translating to MEEHSDFRDWEMLLASEAGEDIKPLQASSEDSEDGAIKSDYFTLDSQIRYQKGAPFALEGEEEEEEQVDSDNPSWIDPESDSRYLDRPKREVDFPVIEFRRNDLGGFWSDESSDGQRSLLGSEKEEFSAGGLETGETADGEEDVKAVGPEGIVGIEGTEMGAEIPDEVGSDERAKTDECYSSPVEMGAKNIRSGNVLNGGREKKGMVWWKFPFEILKFCAFKVKPVWCISIAAAILGVFMLRKRLYRMKQKTISIPLKVSLDEKKAFQLKVNASRLNEAFSVVRRVPTMRASLPSGGLIPWSVVGLQ from the exons ATGGAAGAGCACTCTGACTTCCGCGACTGGGAGATGCTCCTCGCCTCTGAGGCGGGAGAGGATATTAAGCCCTTACAAGCGTCGTCGGAGGACTCCGAAGACGGCGCCATCAAGTCTGATTACTTTACTCTCGACTCCCAGATACGGTATCAGAAAGGTGCTCCCTTTGCCcttgagggggaggaggaggaggaggagcaggtcGATTCCGATAACCCTAGCTGGATCGACCCAGAATCTGACTCCAGGTATCTCGATCGGCCAAAGAGGGAGGTGGATTTTCCCGTGATCGAGTTCCGTCGCAATGATTTGGGCGGGTTTTGGTCGGATGAGTCGTCGGACGGGCAAAGGTCACTTCTTGGTAGCGAAAAGGAGGAATTTAGCGCCGGAGGTTTGGAGACTGGAGAGACGGCCGATGGAGAAGAGGATGTGAAAGCAGTGGGTCCCGAGGGGATTGTTGGGATCGAAGGGACAGAGATGGGAGCTGAAATTCCTGACGAAGTGGGATCCGATGAACGTGCGAAGACTGATGAGTGCTACAGTTCTCCAGTTGAAATGGGCGCTAAGAACATTCGGTCGGGGAACGTTTTGAATGGGGGACGAGAGAAGAAAGGGATGGTTTGGTGGAAGTTTCCATTTGAGATTCTAAAGTTTTGTGCTTTCAAGGTGAAGCCAGTTTGGTGTATCTCCATTGCTGCGGCGATCTTGGGGGTTTTCATGCTCCGAAAACGATTGTATCGGATGAAACAAAAGACTATAAGTATTCCTCTCAAGGTCAGCCTGGATGAAAAG AAGGCATTCCAGCTGAAAGTCAATGCATCCCGTCTCAATGAAGCTTTCTCAGTTGTGAGGCGCGTCCCGACCATGAGAGCCTCACTACCTTCTGGTGGCTTGATCCCATGGTCCGTGGTGGGTCTTCAATGA